A part of Paramisgurnus dabryanus chromosome 15, PD_genome_1.1, whole genome shotgun sequence genomic DNA contains:
- the LOC135733150 gene encoding uncharacterized protein isoform X3, protein MSAALPMYQDFPFPKVKQAVRKTLLPKESGPCSPKQIAHLKKAMPSLSSDQMDTLMAKLEELGVLSVDDLSLVDPEDIKDTLPFIQCKRFVRAVKALESDSQAPPQFTRPGPSSTPEPHRFQLPSTPPETANSPSQDTYSVPWHKFPSKVMDDLREKKYIMGKDRREMVRIVAEDYLHKHPGRPGRQKLRELASMIVGQYPASFKLTEPFGNKPFAKDGSETLFRQLEHRIENMKRPQSSLKRRAGGENSTKKRPRNSDQYGCVAWDPIIEGTVCREDLLSKRDDLKRAFQTQDLQESSVRKLMTETYPIQREILNDADTFIGVVKEEWPFLFEVPHLFDHASKLLGFSVQNKLAQELSKKEKGINDFLDSKGMKTGEGPIQLICGIAKYFKEDSYKLFDKKEISADPEVELPVTPCILVR, encoded by the exons ATGTCGGCTGCGCTTCCTATGTACCAG GACTTTCCATTCCCTAAAGTGAAACAAGCAGTGAGGAAAACATTGCTGCCCAAAGAGAGTGGCCCATGCAGCCCAAAGCAGATTGCTCATTTGAAG AAAGCAATGCCATCGCTTAGTAGTGATCAGATGGATACACTGATGGCTAAACTGGAGGAATTAGGAGTTCTCTCTGTAGATGACCTGAGCCTTGTTGACCCGGAGGACATTAAAGACACTCTGCCATTTATTCAGTGCAAAAGATTCGTCAGAGCTGTCAAAGCATTGGAATCAG ATTCACAAGCTCCACCGCAGTTTACCAGGCCTGGCCCCTCATCAACACCTGAGCCACATAGGTTTCAGCTGCCTTCAACACCACCTGAGACAGCCAACTCCCCATCCCAAGACACATATTCTGTTCCATGGCACAAATTTCCCTCAAAAGTCATGGATGACTTGCGTGAAAAGAAGTACATAATGGGGAAAGACAGACGAGAGATGGTTCGGATCGTCGCTGAAGATTACCTCCACAAACACCCAGGAAGACCTGGTAGACAAAAGCTGAGGGAACTCGCCAGTATGATTGTAGGACAATATCCTGCCTCCTTCAAGCTGACAGAGCCGTTTGGAAACAAACCTTTTGCAAAAGATGGTTCTGAAACTCTATTTCGTCAGCTGGAACACAGAATTGAAAATATGAAGAGGCCACAAAGCTCACTGAAGAGGCGAGCAGGGGGTGAAAATTCAACAAAGAAAAGGCCCAGGAATTCAGATCAGTATGGATGTGTGGCGTGGGATCCAATCATTGAGGGGACTGTGTGTAGAGAAGACCTGCTGTCTAAACGAGATGACTTGAAACGTGCCTTTCAAACCCAGGATCTTCAG GAGTCATCTGTTAGAAAATTGATGACCGAAACATATCCCATTCAGCGTGAAATCCTCAACGATGCTGATACCTTTATTGGCGTTGTAAAGGAGGAGTGGCCGTTCCTGTTTGAAGTTCCTCACCTGTTTGATCATGCATCTAAACTCCTTGGCTTCTCTGTACAAAACAAGCTGGCACAG GAACTTTCCAAAAAAGAAAAGGGGATCAATGACTTCCTTGACTCAAAAGGGATGAAGACGGGCGAAGGTCCAATACAGCTCATCTGTGGCATTGCAAAATACTTCAAGGAAGACTCTTACAAACTCTTCGACAAAAAAGAG ATCTCTGCAGATCCTGAAGTCGAACTCCCAGTGACCCCATGCATCCTAGTC AGGTGA
- the LOC135733150 gene encoding uncharacterized protein isoform X1, with amino-acid sequence MSAALPMYQDFPFPKVKQAVRKTLLPKESGPCSPKQIAHLKKAMPSLSSDQMDTLMAKLEELGVLSVDDLSLVDPEDIKDTLPFIQCKRFVRAVKALESDSQAPPQFTRPGPSSTPEPHRFQLPSTPPETANSPSQDTYSVPWHKFPSKVMDDLREKKYIMGKDRREMVRIVAEDYLHKHPGRPGRQKLRELASMIVGQYPASFKLTEPFGNKPFAKDGSETLFRQLEHRIENMKRPQSSLKRRAGGENSTKKRPRNSDQYGCVAWDPIIEGTVCREDLLSKRDDLKRAFQTQDLQESSVRKLMTETYPIQREILNDADTFIGVVKEEWPFLFEVPHLFDHASKLLGFSVQNKLAQELSKKEKGINDFLDSKGMKTGEGPIQLICGIAKYFKEDSYKLFDKKEISADPEVELPVTPCILVRGDQQFKIALDGLLVNDHITSPIVALSYVFSMFYVCNIQYPPEMAFTLEFMQRVFFGINPERGSKAEKKGKKQHFILPQVCKLVSQLKEFECQQKDSEWAI; translated from the exons ATGTCGGCTGCGCTTCCTATGTACCAG GACTTTCCATTCCCTAAAGTGAAACAAGCAGTGAGGAAAACATTGCTGCCCAAAGAGAGTGGCCCATGCAGCCCAAAGCAGATTGCTCATTTGAAG AAAGCAATGCCATCGCTTAGTAGTGATCAGATGGATACACTGATGGCTAAACTGGAGGAATTAGGAGTTCTCTCTGTAGATGACCTGAGCCTTGTTGACCCGGAGGACATTAAAGACACTCTGCCATTTATTCAGTGCAAAAGATTCGTCAGAGCTGTCAAAGCATTGGAATCAG ATTCACAAGCTCCACCGCAGTTTACCAGGCCTGGCCCCTCATCAACACCTGAGCCACATAGGTTTCAGCTGCCTTCAACACCACCTGAGACAGCCAACTCCCCATCCCAAGACACATATTCTGTTCCATGGCACAAATTTCCCTCAAAAGTCATGGATGACTTGCGTGAAAAGAAGTACATAATGGGGAAAGACAGACGAGAGATGGTTCGGATCGTCGCTGAAGATTACCTCCACAAACACCCAGGAAGACCTGGTAGACAAAAGCTGAGGGAACTCGCCAGTATGATTGTAGGACAATATCCTGCCTCCTTCAAGCTGACAGAGCCGTTTGGAAACAAACCTTTTGCAAAAGATGGTTCTGAAACTCTATTTCGTCAGCTGGAACACAGAATTGAAAATATGAAGAGGCCACAAAGCTCACTGAAGAGGCGAGCAGGGGGTGAAAATTCAACAAAGAAAAGGCCCAGGAATTCAGATCAGTATGGATGTGTGGCGTGGGATCCAATCATTGAGGGGACTGTGTGTAGAGAAGACCTGCTGTCTAAACGAGATGACTTGAAACGTGCCTTTCAAACCCAGGATCTTCAG GAGTCATCTGTTAGAAAATTGATGACCGAAACATATCCCATTCAGCGTGAAATCCTCAACGATGCTGATACCTTTATTGGCGTTGTAAAGGAGGAGTGGCCGTTCCTGTTTGAAGTTCCTCACCTGTTTGATCATGCATCTAAACTCCTTGGCTTCTCTGTACAAAACAAGCTGGCACAG GAACTTTCCAAAAAAGAAAAGGGGATCAATGACTTCCTTGACTCAAAAGGGATGAAGACGGGCGAAGGTCCAATACAGCTCATCTGTGGCATTGCAAAATACTTCAAGGAAGACTCTTACAAACTCTTCGACAAAAAAGAG ATCTCTGCAGATCCTGAAGTCGAACTCCCAGTGACCCCATGCATCCTAGTCAGAG GTGACCAGCAATTCAAGATTGCTCTTGATGGGTTACTTGTCAATGACCACATCACCTCTCCCATTGTGGCTTTGAGCTACGTCTTCTCCATGTTTTATGTCTGCAACATCCAATACCCACCGGAGATGGCTTTTACTCTCGAATTCATGCAAAG AGTTTTCTTTGGGATCAATCCTGAGCGAGGCTCCAAGGCAGAGAAGAAAGGGAAGAAACAGCACTTCATACTTCCACAGGTGTGCAAGCTGGTTTCTCAGCTGAAGGAATTTGAATGCCAGCAGAAGGACTCTGAGTGGGCCATTTGA
- the LOC135733150 gene encoding uncharacterized protein isoform X2 codes for MQPKADCSFEAMPSLSSDQMDTLMAKLEELGVLSVDDLSLVDPEDIKDTLPFIQCKRFVRAVKALESDSQAPPQFTRPGPSSTPEPHRFQLPSTPPETANSPSQDTYSVPWHKFPSKVMDDLREKKYIMGKDRREMVRIVAEDYLHKHPGRPGRQKLRELASMIVGQYPASFKLTEPFGNKPFAKDGSETLFRQLEHRIENMKRPQSSLKRRAGGENSTKKRPRNSDQYGCVAWDPIIEGTVCREDLLSKRDDLKRAFQTQDLQESSVRKLMTETYPIQREILNDADTFIGVVKEEWPFLFEVPHLFDHASKLLGFSVQNKLAQELSKKEKGINDFLDSKGMKTGEGPIQLICGIAKYFKEDSYKLFDKKEISADPEVELPVTPCILVRGDQQFKIALDGLLVNDHITSPIVALSYVFSMFYVCNIQYPPEMAFTLEFMQRVFFGINPERGSKAEKKGKKQHFILPQVCKLVSQLKEFECQQKDSEWAI; via the exons ATGCAGCCCAAAGCAGATTGCTCATTTGAAG CAATGCCATCGCTTAGTAGTGATCAGATGGATACACTGATGGCTAAACTGGAGGAATTAGGAGTTCTCTCTGTAGATGACCTGAGCCTTGTTGACCCGGAGGACATTAAAGACACTCTGCCATTTATTCAGTGCAAAAGATTCGTCAGAGCTGTCAAAGCATTGGAATCAG ATTCACAAGCTCCACCGCAGTTTACCAGGCCTGGCCCCTCATCAACACCTGAGCCACATAGGTTTCAGCTGCCTTCAACACCACCTGAGACAGCCAACTCCCCATCCCAAGACACATATTCTGTTCCATGGCACAAATTTCCCTCAAAAGTCATGGATGACTTGCGTGAAAAGAAGTACATAATGGGGAAAGACAGACGAGAGATGGTTCGGATCGTCGCTGAAGATTACCTCCACAAACACCCAGGAAGACCTGGTAGACAAAAGCTGAGGGAACTCGCCAGTATGATTGTAGGACAATATCCTGCCTCCTTCAAGCTGACAGAGCCGTTTGGAAACAAACCTTTTGCAAAAGATGGTTCTGAAACTCTATTTCGTCAGCTGGAACACAGAATTGAAAATATGAAGAGGCCACAAAGCTCACTGAAGAGGCGAGCAGGGGGTGAAAATTCAACAAAGAAAAGGCCCAGGAATTCAGATCAGTATGGATGTGTGGCGTGGGATCCAATCATTGAGGGGACTGTGTGTAGAGAAGACCTGCTGTCTAAACGAGATGACTTGAAACGTGCCTTTCAAACCCAGGATCTTCAG GAGTCATCTGTTAGAAAATTGATGACCGAAACATATCCCATTCAGCGTGAAATCCTCAACGATGCTGATACCTTTATTGGCGTTGTAAAGGAGGAGTGGCCGTTCCTGTTTGAAGTTCCTCACCTGTTTGATCATGCATCTAAACTCCTTGGCTTCTCTGTACAAAACAAGCTGGCACAG GAACTTTCCAAAAAAGAAAAGGGGATCAATGACTTCCTTGACTCAAAAGGGATGAAGACGGGCGAAGGTCCAATACAGCTCATCTGTGGCATTGCAAAATACTTCAAGGAAGACTCTTACAAACTCTTCGACAAAAAAGAG ATCTCTGCAGATCCTGAAGTCGAACTCCCAGTGACCCCATGCATCCTAGTCAGAG GTGACCAGCAATTCAAGATTGCTCTTGATGGGTTACTTGTCAATGACCACATCACCTCTCCCATTGTGGCTTTGAGCTACGTCTTCTCCATGTTTTATGTCTGCAACATCCAATACCCACCGGAGATGGCTTTTACTCTCGAATTCATGCAAAG AGTTTTCTTTGGGATCAATCCTGAGCGAGGCTCCAAGGCAGAGAAGAAAGGGAAGAAACAGCACTTCATACTTCCACAGGTGTGCAAGCTGGTTTCTCAGCTGAAGGAATTTGAATGCCAGCAGAAGGACTCTGAGTGGGCCATTTGA